In the Oikeobacillus pervagus genome, CTTCTCCACCTTTTGCCCATACATCCGTTAATGCAACAGGATATTCATGTTTTTTACACCAGTTCATTAGTTCCATTACTTCTTCATTGGTATCTGATACAAACCGATTGATGGCGACTACATATGGTAGACCAAATGCTTGAATGGTTTCAATATGTTTTTGTAAATTTTGCAGTCCACCTTGTAGTGCTTTGATATTTTCCATATGAAGATCGGCCTTTTTTTGGCCACCATGCATTTTCAAAGCACGAATTGTTGCAACAATGACGACAGCTTCAGGTTTGAAGTTTGCGGCCCTTGTTTTGATATGAAGAAATTTCTCCGCACCAAGATCAGCTCCAAATCCCCCTTCTGTTACGATGTAATCAGCCAATTTGATCGCAGCATTTGTTGCCATGACACTATTACAGCCATGTGCAATATTCGCAAATGGACCGCCGTGTACGAATGCCGGAGTATGTTCAATTGTTTGAACGATATTGGGTCTCAGCGCATCTTTTAATAATAATGTCAGTGCCCCTTCCACCCCTAAATCTTTCACAGTGACTGGTTCCTTATGAAGATTATAAGCGACAACCATTTGTGATAAACGCCGTTTTAAATCCAACAAATCGGTCGCTAAGCATAAAACCGCCATAATTTCTGACGCCACTGTAATATCAAATCCATCTTCCCGGGGAACTCCTTGGGAAGGCCCTCCTAACCCGACAACTACCTGTCTGAGTGCCCTGTCATTTAAATCAAGTGATCGTTTCCATACGATTCTTCTTGTATCAATTTGCATTTCATTTCCTTGGTGAATATGGTTGTCAATCAGTGCAGCTAGTGCATTATTCGCTGTCGTAATTGCATGAAAATCTCCAGTAAAATGCAAATTAATTTCTTCCATTGGTAGGACTTGTGCGTAGCCTCCACCGGTTGCTCCGCCTTTTATTCCCATTGTAGGACCTAAGGATGGCTCGCGAATGGCAATGAGAGCTTTTTTTCCCAATTTGGTTAAAGCATCTCCTAAACCTACTGTTACCGTAGACTTTCCCTCACCAGCCGGTGTAGGATTGATTGATGTAACGAGAATGACTTTTCCATCTTTATTCTTTTTTAAACCTTCAATTGTTTCGTAAGTTAATTTCGCTTTATATTTTCCATATAATTCGATATCATCTTCTGATAACCCTAGTTTACTTACAATCTTTTTGATCGGCTTTAATTTTGCATCTTGAGCAATTTCAATATCTGATTTTATATCTATTTGTAACATTTCGTGATCGCCTCCGACTTGGTAACAGTTCTACAAATTCATTTTATCATGATATGTTCAAAATAACCGAAACCTCCTCTTCTTTCAAGAAAGTTCACGCTTTCGTTAAGAAGTAAAAAAGCGTAGGGCCAAAATGATCTCATCCTAAACATTTGTTAGAAAGGAACTCTTGATACTTACTTTTGGATGAGCGTATGTATACTTTTGACCACGATCAAATGATCCAGAAACTTTGTTTCTGGATCATTTGAATTAAGATTGTTTTTGAATTAAAAAAACCGTCATAAAAGAAAGCGCTTGCTTTAATTCACTCGGCAAATCTTTCACTTTCGATTCATCCACCGCCTGCTTAAACACATGCAATTCATCAATTACCCTCCAGCCATTTTCACATGCTAGTTTCTGAAATTCCCAGGGCATCATTGTATTTTGAATCACTTGTTCCCCTAATAAACGTGGATAACTGTTAAGACGTGGTTCAGCAGTTGGTCCAAGGATACCAATACATGCAATCCCTTTTGGAACTAAAATTCTAGCGATTTCCTTTAATACATGAAATGGTGACTCTGTCCATTCAATTGAATTAATGGCAAGCGCCGCATCATTCGATTCATCATGGAAAGGCAGTTTTGACAAATCTCCTACTTTAAATTGCAGATCGTTATTTTCATTTCGTTTAGCTAATTGGATCATTTTCTCCGATAAATCAATGCCTGTTACTTGAAACCCTTGATTTGCCAATAAAAATGCCCCGTACCCATCTCCACAGCCGAGGTCGCAAATCGTCTTTTGATGATTCAAATATTTCAGAAAAAACGGGATAATATCCTTTCGGCTTCCCTTCTCCCACATGTTAATACTTCGTGAATGCCAATTATTCGCACGCTCATCCCATTGCTCTTTTGCATCGTGAATCCAGTTCAATTTTCCCACTCTATCACCCCTTTATGATTGTAACTATATTGTAAAAGGTAAGAAGAAAAAATAGCAATATTTTTTTATCCCTCTAAGGTTTCCTGAAAAATTATAAGATATTTCTTATTTCTAGAAATTCACAACCAGTAATATTATTTTCTTCAACTAATTATTTAAAAGTTTCTGACACGAATAATGGAATTTCATTTCCCTTTAATTTGAACAAATTTCTGTTATTTATTTTGTATTCTGATACTGCATATTTTCTTACCGAATATATTTTTTCACCGTCTAAATCCATAACACTATAATCAGAGTTTTCTAGGTTTAATGCGTCAACTATCCCTAATACATTTGCAACAAAATATTCATCATTCTCTATTTTATGTTTACTTTCAAAATCAACAACATTTACAGGTAGAAATTGGACATCTTCTTCAATTTTTTTTATTAAATCCTTAAACTTTTTTGATACAATGAACCAGCCTAAATTATTTGCTAAATAGTCAGTAAATCTATTTCCATCATGTAGATTAAAATAAAAAGTGATATTGTCATTCCAATTCTTTAAAAAATTCCCTTCCTTTAACTCATACTGCTCAAATCCATGTGTATCCTCACAACGAACAACTACATCATTATCGTTGCTGTCATCTAAAATTAGTTTAAAATATTTCATTTTGACCTCCAATACTCTTTATAAAGCATATCTGGATTATCTCCCTTACTTCCTGCTTTAACCCTTCATACAATTTAAGAAATTTCTCCCTATGGATAGGTTACACTTAGTTGGACAGATTCGTTAAGGTCATATAAACTTAATTCATAAAAGTCGGGAGAGAATGAATTATGGCCAAACGAGAAAGAAGAACATTCACCAAAGAATTTAAAGAACAAATTGTTCAGCTGCACCTTTCAGGTAAACCTAGAAGTGAAATTATCAAAGAATACGA is a window encoding:
- a CDS encoding imm11 family protein, encoding MKYFKLILDDSNDNDVVVRCEDTHGFEQYELKEGNFLKNWNDNITFYFNLHDGNRFTDYLANNLGWFIVSKKFKDLIKKIEEDVQFLPVNVVDFESKHKIENDEYFVANVLGIVDALNLENSDYSVMDLDGEKIYSVRKYAVSEYKINNRNLFKLKGNEIPLFVSETFK
- a CDS encoding class I SAM-dependent methyltransferase codes for the protein MGKLNWIHDAKEQWDERANNWHSRSINMWEKGSRKDIIPFFLKYLNHQKTICDLGCGDGYGAFLLANQGFQVTGIDLSEKMIQLAKRNENNDLQFKVGDLSKLPFHDESNDAALAINSIEWTESPFHVLKEIARILVPKGIACIGILGPTAEPRLNSYPRLLGEQVIQNTMMPWEFQKLACENGWRVIDELHVFKQAVDESKVKDLPSELKQALSFMTVFLIQKQS
- a CDS encoding formate--tetrahydrofolate ligase; amino-acid sequence: MLQIDIKSDIEIAQDAKLKPIKKIVSKLGLSEDDIELYGKYKAKLTYETIEGLKKNKDGKVILVTSINPTPAGEGKSTVTVGLGDALTKLGKKALIAIREPSLGPTMGIKGGATGGGYAQVLPMEEINLHFTGDFHAITTANNALAALIDNHIHQGNEMQIDTRRIVWKRSLDLNDRALRQVVVGLGGPSQGVPREDGFDITVASEIMAVLCLATDLLDLKRRLSQMVVAYNLHKEPVTVKDLGVEGALTLLLKDALRPNIVQTIEHTPAFVHGGPFANIAHGCNSVMATNAAIKLADYIVTEGGFGADLGAEKFLHIKTRAANFKPEAVVIVATIRALKMHGGQKKADLHMENIKALQGGLQNLQKHIETIQAFGLPYVVAINRFVSDTNEEVMELMNWCKKHEYPVALTDVWAKGGEGGIELAEKLLEVINKSEGQFNYLYSLDLPIDEKIRRIVQKVYGGKDVEFSGKAMKQLADFERFGWGQLPVCMAKTQYSLSDDPQQLGRPENFTIHVRELKPKIGAGFIVALTGDVMTMPGLPKKPAANLMDVDECGKAKGLF